The Spirosoma oryzicola region ATGAAGCAGGGGTAAGCATTACGATTGGCTGTTAAGCACCGTTTCTAAATCGGCGGGCGAGTAGTTGATGCTTTTAAGGGTTTTGTGGTCGGCATCCCGGTACACCAGAAACTTTCCGTCAGACTCGATGAAGTGGCAGGGAACGCCCTTGTCCTGATACTGGGCTACCGTTGCTTCCGCTTCTTCGACGGTCAGGCAGGCTTTGCTCATGTTGGATCGTTGTACTTCATCGAACAGGGCTTTGAATTTATCACCCAGGCCAAATTCGAGAACCGCCCCCGACAGTACGTATTGCAAATCACAAAGCGCATCGGCTACCGCCACAATGTCGTTAGCGGCAATAGCATCCCGAAATTCGTCGAGTTCTTCGGCCAGCAATGCCACGCGCAGTTGACAACGGCCTTCGGACGGGATCTGTGGGGTATCGAGTACGGGCGCATGAAACGTGCGGTGAAATTCCGCAACCTGGGTAAGTGAGTCAGGTGAGTGCATTCTAAACGGTGATTACGTTGATGAACGGATTGGATGTCATCAAACGATGATTAATAAATTAGTTTATTGTGGGATTATGCGTTGACAGCACGTTTGAAACGATACGAGCGCTAACTGACGAGCTAAGTAGTGGTCTAGAAATCAGCGATCAGGTTGGTTTTAAACAGTTTGATAGCGATGGCTAGCAGGATAATACCGAATATTTTACGAATAACGGCCAACCCGCCCGATCCTAAACGCGTTTCAAGCCAGCCCGATGATTTTAGAACGACGTAAATCAATATCAGATTCAACAAGATACCGATGATGATGTTGATGGTCTGATACTCAGCGCGAAGCGAGATGATGGTCGTCAACGTACCGGCTCCGGCAATCAGCGGGAAAGCGATCGGGACGATGTGCGTTGCTCCGCCTGTGCTGGCTTCGTCTGGTTTGAAAATCGTTCGGCCCAGAATCATTTCCAGACCAATCAGGAAAATAATCAGCGCGCCCGCTACGGCGAACGAAGCCACATCGACACCGAAGAGTTTGAGGATGCGTTCGCCGACGAAAAGAAATGAGATCATGAGCACGCCCGACACCACGGTTGCCTGCTCCGACTCAATCTTGCCGACTTTTTTGCGCAGATCAATAATCACGGGCAGGGAGCCAATGACATCGATAACCGAGAATAAAATAAGGGTAACCGAAGCAATTTCTTTCAGGTTGAACATAATCGTATGCTGTCATTCTACTTGCTTATGCCCGAAATGACAAAAGGAATTGTTGTAAGGTTTCGATCTCGCCATCGGTAATGGCCGGAAAGTTGGCGATCCGAAACGTTGTCGTTTTCCAGTCGCCGTAGCCGTTGCCGAGCATGATGCCCGCCTGTTGAGCCGCTTGCTTGACCGCTTTTATATCGGCTTCGGAGCCTTCAACGGCGATCACCGTATCGGAACGCTCAGCCGGGTTGGTAACCAGCAATCGGAACGGTGATGCGGTCATTTCCTGCTCAAAAAAAGCGTACCAGGCCGCAGCTCGTTTTTTGGTGATAGCATCGACCTCCACAATGGGCGGCACTTGCTGCAAAACCCGCATGAGCAGGTAAATACCGAGGCCGTTAGGCGTGTAAGGCGTCTGGAACTTGGAAAAATTTTCGTGGATAAATAGGAGGCTGTTGTAATGATCGTTTTCGCCGATTTCCTGTGCCCGCCGGAGCGCTGCCGGTGAATAGATCAGCACCGCCAGTCCGGCGGGTAGGCCGAAGCATTTCTGGACCGACGCAAACCACACATCGGCCAGCGTCCAGTCGAATGAGATACCCGCCATCGACGAAACGGCATCGACCGCAATCAGGGCTGACCCTTCTGTGCCGGAAAAATCGCGCCGGAACTGGGCGAGCGTTTCCATGCTGATCTGCGTACCGTTCGACGTTTCGTTTTGTACCAGACACAACACATCAGCCTGATTAAGCGCGACGGGTGGCTTGATGCGGTACGCGTACTCCGCCCATTTTTTGCCGAAAGCACCGCCATAAGGATGCAGACTGGCCTGTTCCGTTAACGACTGCGCTACAATTTCCCAGCATTCCGTAGCTGATGATACAAAAGCAATGTGGTAATCGGCGGGGATGGCGAGTTTTTCGTGCAGTAGTTGAACCGCTTCCTGCACGATCGTCATGAAACCGGGGCTGCGGTGATTGAGACTGACAATGCCTTCGCGCACGGCATCGACCGCGTAGTCGGCTACCTGCGGGTACACTTTCGATGGTCCGGGATAAAACGTAATCATGGCCGTGAGCAGCTGTGGGCCAGCCGTTCGATTTAGTAGGTAGATAAAACGTTACTTGTTGTTGGCGGCAATCGGTTCGCTGATCAGATAGCGGACCGCCATTTCGTAGCCCTGGAGGCCCAGCCCAACGATAATACCTTTACATTTGGCCGACAAATAGCTGTGGTGCCGGAACGATTCGCGGGCGTGAACGTTGGAGATATGCACTTCGACGGCCGGAGCCGTAACGGCAGAAAGCGCGTCGGCGATGGCGATGGAGGTGTGCGTGTACGCCCCGGCGTTGATAACGATTCCGTCGATGTCGAAACCTAATTCGTGAATTTTATCGATCAGATCACCCTCGTGGTTCGATTGGAAATAACGAAGTTGCACATCAGGAAACAGGTCTTCCAGCGTTCTCAGATAATCCAGAAACGAGCGGTTTCCGTAAATGCCCGGTTCTCGTTTTCCCAGCAGGTTCAGATTTGGACCGTTGATGATGAGGATCTGTTTCATAAAATAACCCGGATAGCAATGTCCGACAGTAGAGTAAACGAAGTATGTAAGCTTACCTGAACGTGAGCGTTCTGGCTCCCTGTATGTGGCAAAGTTATATAAACGCATTCAAGAACTACCTTAAACTCGAACGGTCGCTGTCGGAAAACTCCGTGGAGGCTTACCTGCACGATGCCGAAAAACTGTACGAATACATCCTGCTGACCGACCCGAGCCTGTCGCCCATGCAGGTGACGGAGAAGCAGTTAATGAATTTTCTGAAATACCTGGGTGAACTGGGATTGTCGGCGCATAGCCAGGCGCGGATGTTGTCGGGACTAAAATCGTTTTTTAAGTATTTATTGCTCGAAAACCTGATTCAGCACGATCCGACGCAATTGCTGGAAGCGCCGAAGCTGGGTCGGAAGCTGCCGGATACGCTTAGTTTCCCCGAAATCGAAGCGATGCTGTCCGTCATCGATTTGTCGACGCCCGGCGGAACCCGCGACCGGGCGATGCTCGAAGTGCTCTACAGTTCGGGCCTGCGCGTATCCGAACTGCTCAACTTACGGCTGACCAACTGCTACTTCGACGCTGGATTTATCCGGGTGCTGGGCAAAGGAGATAAGGTGAGACTGGTGCCCATCGGCCAAGATGCGATGCATTACACACGTATCTACGTGGACCACGTACGCTCGACACTGGCTGTTCAGAAAGGCGACGAGGATACTATTTTTCTTAATCTGCGCGGCAAGCAACTGTCCCGGATTTCGGTTTTTACGACGATAAAAAAATTAGCAGCAGAAGTAGGCGTCAAAAAAAACATCAGTCCCCATACGTTCCGGCACTCGTTTGCCACACACCTGATCGAAGGCGGTGCTGACCTGCGGGCGGTTCAGCAAATGTTGGGCCACGAGTCAATTACGACTACGGAAATCTACACCCACCTCGACCGTGATTATCTGCAACAGACACTCCGCGAGTTTCACCCGAGAGCGGGTCGCCGAAAAGGATGACCGACCAAACGAATAGCACGTTCAGTATCAGCATTATATTTCCCGGACAAAAAAAGTCCCCGCCGTCGAAACAACAGCGGGGAGCCTCAATTCTACTAACCCAAAATTTACTGTAATATCATGCTTCGGTGAGCGATTTGTCGCCGACGAATTGTTGCTCCTGATTCTTGAAGAGCAGGTTGAACGAAGTCAGACTACCGTATATCTTCGTGATATACTGTTGAATGTTAATCTTTTCTTCATCGTCAAGTCTGCTGGCGTTGACCCGTTGTTCGAGTACACGAAGCCGGTCGCGTACCATGACGATCTTATGAAAGAACGCATCAATAGGCATTTCTTTTTGGACCAGATCCGTCCGTCCCGGCTTTAAAATTAGTTTGCCGCCTTTCCACTTGTCGCCCAGCGGAACAACCTCGGTGTGATCGGACCCTGCCTCCGTCGCCCAACGCTTCAGAACTCGGTTTAGCGCCTGCTCCACGTCGAATAAGCTAATGAGATCATCATCGGGCTCAATGGCTTCAATGACGGTTAAGGGCGTATCAAATTTGAGTACCTTCACACCCTGGTTCAAAAAGGTAATGGTGTAACCGCTTGCTTTTAAATTAATGATGACGCCATCGCCAAACTCAGCGTGGCTAATCCGGGAACCGATTCCCAATAAAGTCGTCATGAAAGTTACGGTGTTTAAATATTGTAAAAATAATAAACAAAACCTATGCCAAAATAGACCAACGAAGTTTTAAATTGAGTTATTTGTTTCAATTAGTATGCCGAACGTTGACTATACTCCACTTAGTACACAGAAACA contains the following coding sequences:
- a CDS encoding nucleoside triphosphate pyrophosphohydrolase family protein; the protein is MHSPDSLTQVAEFHRTFHAPVLDTPQIPSEGRCQLRVALLAEELDEFRDAIAANDIVAVADALCDLQYVLSGAVLEFGLGDKFKALFDEVQRSNMSKACLTVEEAEATVAQYQDKGVPCHFIESDGKFLVYRDADHKTLKSINYSPADLETVLNSQS
- a CDS encoding MarC family protein; its protein translation is MFNLKEIASVTLILFSVIDVIGSLPVIIDLRKKVGKIESEQATVVSGVLMISFLFVGERILKLFGVDVASFAVAGALIIFLIGLEMILGRTIFKPDEASTGGATHIVPIAFPLIAGAGTLTTIISLRAEYQTINIIIGILLNLILIYVVLKSSGWLETRLGSGGLAVIRKIFGIILLAIAIKLFKTNLIADF
- a CDS encoding aminotransferase class V-fold PLP-dependent enzyme, which gives rise to MITFYPGPSKVYPQVADYAVDAVREGIVSLNHRSPGFMTIVQEAVQLLHEKLAIPADYHIAFVSSATECWEIVAQSLTEQASLHPYGGAFGKKWAEYAYRIKPPVALNQADVLCLVQNETSNGTQISMETLAQFRRDFSGTEGSALIAVDAVSSMAGISFDWTLADVWFASVQKCFGLPAGLAVLIYSPAALRRAQEIGENDHYNSLLFIHENFSKFQTPYTPNGLGIYLLMRVLQQVPPIVEVDAITKKRAAAWYAFFEQEMTASPFRLLVTNPAERSDTVIAVEGSEADIKAVKQAAQQAGIMLGNGYGDWKTTTFRIANFPAITDGEIETLQQFLLSFRA
- the aroQ gene encoding type II 3-dehydroquinate dehydratase, with protein sequence MKQILIINGPNLNLLGKREPGIYGNRSFLDYLRTLEDLFPDVQLRYFQSNHEGDLIDKIHELGFDIDGIVINAGAYTHTSIAIADALSAVTAPAVEVHISNVHARESFRHHSYLSAKCKGIIVGLGLQGYEMAVRYLISEPIAANNK
- the xerD gene encoding site-specific tyrosine recombinase XerD, translated to MWQSYINAFKNYLKLERSLSENSVEAYLHDAEKLYEYILLTDPSLSPMQVTEKQLMNFLKYLGELGLSAHSQARMLSGLKSFFKYLLLENLIQHDPTQLLEAPKLGRKLPDTLSFPEIEAMLSVIDLSTPGGTRDRAMLEVLYSSGLRVSELLNLRLTNCYFDAGFIRVLGKGDKVRLVPIGQDAMHYTRIYVDHVRSTLAVQKGDEDTIFLNLRGKQLSRISVFTTIKKLAAEVGVKKNISPHTFRHSFATHLIEGGADLRAVQQMLGHESITTTEIYTHLDRDYLQQTLREFHPRAGRRKG